A stretch of the Methylacidiphilum caldifontis genome encodes the following:
- a CDS encoding NAD-dependent succinate-semialdehyde dehydrogenase, which produces MYRETLHQKWITQGKIGSDWVETLDSFELISPIDGRVIGLVSDCGPEEARWAIDESQKAFELWKNTTAEYRSELLRSWAQLIVKEKTTLAEIMALEMGKPVKEGRKEIDYAASFVNWYAEEAKRIYGMTIPPSGSSKKIIVSHEPVGPVLCITPWNFPSAMVTRKAASAMAAGCTVIVKPSEHSPLSALYLVSLWDKVGGPPGVFQVLPTSRPEKLCKPFFDDFRIRKVSFTGSVPVGKALYQESAKTLKGVLLELGGNAPMIVFADANLDIAVREAIQAKFRNAGQACIAVNRLYVENKIIGSFCNKLVEETKKLRVGNPLDEGVDIGPLVNEKALKKIDSLLSDALSKGAEIIYRGEATGLYFGPTIVRLNDTLLQIVTHEIFGPVLPVIPFESESEVVSWANGTRYGLAAYIMTSDLRRAFRLSHALEFGIVGINDGRPSCCQAPFGGIKESGIGREGGQWGIKEFLETKYLSFNLE; this is translated from the coding sequence ATGTATCGAGAAACATTGCACCAAAAATGGATTACACAGGGCAAAATTGGAAGCGATTGGGTAGAAACTTTGGATAGCTTTGAGCTCATTAGTCCCATTGATGGAAGGGTGATTGGACTTGTTTCTGATTGTGGCCCAGAAGAAGCTCGTTGGGCTATAGACGAGTCTCAGAAGGCTTTTGAGTTGTGGAAAAATACAACAGCTGAATATCGTTCTGAACTCCTCCGTTCGTGGGCACAACTAATCGTAAAAGAAAAAACGACATTGGCTGAGATTATGGCCCTTGAAATGGGAAAACCCGTTAAAGAGGGTAGAAAGGAAATCGATTATGCTGCCAGTTTTGTGAACTGGTACGCAGAGGAAGCCAAAAGGATTTATGGAATGACGATTCCTCCTTCAGGATCTTCTAAAAAAATCATTGTTTCTCATGAACCCGTTGGACCGGTTCTTTGCATCACTCCTTGGAATTTTCCCTCCGCCATGGTTACAAGAAAAGCTGCCTCGGCTATGGCGGCCGGATGCACAGTTATTGTGAAGCCTTCCGAACATAGTCCTTTATCGGCTTTATACCTTGTTTCTCTTTGGGATAAAGTTGGAGGTCCCCCAGGGGTATTCCAGGTTCTTCCAACCTCAAGACCTGAAAAGCTATGTAAACCCTTTTTCGATGATTTTAGAATAAGAAAGGTATCTTTTACCGGAAGTGTTCCTGTAGGTAAAGCTCTTTATCAGGAAAGTGCTAAAACCTTGAAAGGAGTTCTTCTTGAATTAGGGGGTAATGCCCCGATGATTGTATTTGCTGATGCCAATCTGGATATAGCAGTAAGAGAAGCAATTCAAGCTAAGTTTAGAAATGCAGGTCAAGCCTGTATCGCTGTGAATAGGCTTTATGTTGAGAATAAAATTATCGGTAGTTTTTGCAACAAGCTTGTGGAAGAGACCAAAAAACTGAGAGTAGGTAATCCTTTGGACGAAGGAGTTGACATTGGGCCTTTGGTGAATGAGAAAGCACTTAAAAAGATAGACTCCTTGCTTTCAGATGCGCTATCCAAGGGAGCAGAAATAATCTACCGTGGAGAAGCCACCGGATTATATTTTGGTCCTACAATTGTTCGACTCAATGATACTCTTTTACAGATTGTTACCCATGAGATCTTCGGTCCTGTTTTGCCAGTTATACCCTTCGAATCTGAAAGTGAAGTAGTGAGCTGGGCTAATGGTACCCGTTATGGACTGGCAGCTTATATCATGACATCTGATCTTAGAAGAGCTTTTCGTCTTTCTCATGCATTGGAGTTTGGGATTGTGGGTATCAATGATGGTAGGCCTTCTTGCTGTCAAGCACCGTTTGGAGGGATTAAAGAATCGGGTATTGGACGGGAAGGGGGACAATGGGGAATAAAGGAATTTTTAGAAACGAAGTATTTATCTTTTAATCTCGAATAG
- the purD gene encoding phosphoribosylamine--glycine ligase, which produces MKILVIGGGGREHALCWALKKDPAVKEIFVAPGNGGTEEFCNNLPISVCDIDNLFQWAREKRPDLTVVGPEAPLCDGIADKFKSIGLKIMGPKKRAARLEGSKAWTKEFLLHYKIPTAEAHIFENPLDAISFSASFKFPQVIKADGLASGKGVLIAHDREQAEYSIRKLMNQRLFGAAGKKILVEEFLEGIELSLFFLLDGKNYKILAAVHDYKRIEDSNKGLNTGGMGAFFPSPLFDERLKNSIEKNIIFPLMEALKQEAIDYQGVLYAGLIITRDGPMVLEFNVRLGDPEAQVIIPALDTSLVEIANAIADRKLDELQIQFKNDIHCVGVVLASKGYPETFEVGKEITIDDKKLTEEERSNSHLFHSGTKRINGKLVTSGGRVFCAVGWGQSLEKGIAFAYRRLSTARFEGMIHRNDIGQLNSAYLKS; this is translated from the coding sequence TTGAAAATTCTTGTAATCGGAGGTGGGGGTAGAGAACATGCATTGTGCTGGGCTTTAAAAAAAGATCCTGCGGTAAAAGAAATTTTCGTTGCTCCTGGAAATGGAGGAACTGAGGAGTTTTGCAACAATCTTCCCATAAGTGTCTGCGATATAGACAACCTCTTTCAATGGGCAAGGGAAAAGCGGCCTGATCTCACTGTAGTAGGCCCTGAAGCCCCTTTGTGCGATGGTATCGCCGATAAATTTAAATCAATTGGATTAAAAATTATGGGGCCTAAAAAAAGAGCAGCTAGGCTTGAAGGGAGCAAAGCTTGGACAAAAGAATTTCTCCTTCATTATAAAATTCCAACAGCAGAAGCACACATTTTTGAAAATCCATTGGATGCCATTTCTTTTAGTGCAAGTTTTAAATTCCCTCAAGTCATCAAAGCAGATGGACTTGCTTCTGGAAAAGGAGTGCTCATTGCCCATGATCGTGAACAAGCTGAATATTCGATTCGAAAATTGATGAACCAAAGGCTTTTTGGTGCTGCAGGCAAAAAAATTCTTGTTGAAGAATTTCTTGAAGGAATAGAACTTTCCCTTTTCTTTCTCCTTGATGGCAAAAACTACAAAATACTAGCCGCTGTCCATGATTATAAAAGGATTGAAGACTCAAACAAAGGTCTGAATACTGGAGGAATGGGAGCATTTTTCCCAAGTCCACTTTTTGATGAGCGACTCAAAAACTCTATTGAGAAAAATATTATTTTCCCATTAATGGAAGCGCTTAAGCAAGAAGCTATCGACTACCAGGGAGTTCTCTATGCAGGTTTAATAATAACCCGAGATGGCCCCATGGTCTTGGAATTCAATGTAAGATTAGGAGATCCAGAAGCCCAGGTTATAATTCCCGCATTGGATACTTCTTTGGTGGAAATCGCAAATGCGATCGCAGATAGAAAACTTGATGAATTACAAATCCAATTTAAAAATGACATTCACTGTGTTGGAGTCGTGTTAGCTTCTAAAGGATATCCTGAAACCTTTGAAGTGGGCAAAGAGATAACTATAGACGATAAAAAATTGACAGAAGAAGAAAGATCTAATAGCCATCTTTTTCATTCAGGGACAAAAAGAATAAACGGCAAGCTGGTTACATCTGGTGGCAGGGTATTCTGTGCAGTGGGTTGGGGACAATCCCTTGAAAAAGGGATAGCTTTTGCTTATCGAAGGTTAAGCACAGCCCGGTTCGAGGGGATGATCCACAGAAATGATATTGGCCAGTTAAACTCAGCATATCTCAAGTCCTAG
- the infA gene encoding translation initiation factor IF-1, whose protein sequence is MSSANTIELEGTIVAILPGTMFRVELDNKHQVLAHISGKMRKNFVRLTYGDRVKLEMSPHDLTKARILYRVDRVHSSSSSPPPKPKVPTKKSSPKQS, encoded by the coding sequence ATGTCGTCAGCCAATACAATTGAGTTGGAAGGAACAATTGTAGCTATTTTACCTGGAACGATGTTTCGAGTTGAGCTCGATAACAAGCATCAGGTTCTAGCTCATATTTCCGGAAAAATGAGAAAGAATTTTGTGCGGTTGACTTATGGCGATAGGGTAAAACTCGAAATGTCTCCTCACGATTTGACAAAAGCCAGAATACTCTATCGGGTTGATCGAGTGCATTCTTCCTCATCCTCACCTCCACCGAAGCCAAAGGTCCCGACTAAAAAGTCTTCCCCAAAACAGTCATAA
- a CDS encoding ABC transporter ATP-binding protein: protein MSLSSFVQFKTTGETKSMLPIKVEVKNLSFSYGDRQALDGVSFEVEEGTIAGILGPNGSGKTTLFRILSTLLPLTSGSVKLSGFSYPQEGSSARSVLGIVFQSPSLDKKLTVEENLLHQGHLYNLRGKELRQRIDELLELFHLSERKKDLVETLSGGLQRRVEVAKGILHRPEILILDEPSTGIDPAARREIWNYLFTLRNELRLTILVTTHLMEEAERCDKVLILDKGKVVCWDSPDRLRSLIPGLILTVHSSYIELLEKEILSLGRTPIKVNGALHVELRKGENNQSLFEFAADLLERYHHHISALTISKPSLEDVFLHLTGHQFLIGEKDNATAS, encoded by the coding sequence ATGAGTTTAAGTTCATTCGTTCAGTTTAAGACCACTGGGGAAACAAAATCGATGCTACCGATTAAGGTAGAAGTCAAGAATTTGTCTTTTTCTTACGGAGATCGTCAGGCTTTAGACGGTGTTAGTTTTGAAGTAGAAGAAGGAACAATAGCGGGTATTCTGGGTCCTAATGGGAGTGGTAAAACCACTCTTTTTAGGATTCTGTCCACACTTCTGCCCTTGACTTCGGGTTCTGTGAAACTATCGGGGTTTTCTTATCCCCAAGAAGGCTCATCGGCTCGTTCTGTATTGGGTATTGTGTTTCAGTCTCCAAGCTTGGATAAAAAATTGACTGTTGAAGAAAATTTGTTGCACCAAGGTCATTTGTATAATCTGCGGGGAAAAGAGCTCCGGCAACGAATAGACGAATTGTTGGAGCTATTTCATCTGTCTGAAAGAAAAAAAGATCTTGTAGAAACCTTGTCGGGAGGGCTTCAAAGAAGGGTAGAAGTGGCAAAAGGGATATTACATCGACCAGAGATTTTGATTCTGGACGAACCGAGCACAGGCATAGATCCTGCCGCCCGCAGAGAGATTTGGAATTATCTTTTTACTTTACGTAATGAATTGCGCCTGACGATATTGGTTACCACTCATCTCATGGAAGAAGCTGAAAGATGCGACAAGGTTTTGATCCTCGATAAAGGAAAAGTGGTCTGTTGGGACAGTCCTGATCGGTTAAGATCATTAATTCCTGGTCTTATTCTTACTGTGCATTCTTCCTATATTGAGCTTTTAGAAAAGGAAATCTTGAGCTTGGGCAGAACTCCCATTAAAGTTAATGGAGCGCTTCATGTCGAATTGAGAAAGGGAGAGAATAATCAATCCCTTTTTGAATTTGCGGCCGATTTGTTGGAAAGATATCATCATCATATCTCGGCATTGACCATTTCCAAGCCATCCCTCGAAGATGTTTTCCTCCATTTGACTGGTCATCAATTTTTAATAGGAGAAAAAGACAATGCAACAGCCAGTTAG
- a CDS encoding 3-deoxy-D-manno-octulosonic acid transferase, giving the protein MRSFFIRLLYSLLFCLFTLFCLPYYYLKLRRRGNPFEGIGQRFGLYPKHKIHDSVGVDIWIHGVSVGEVMIGKVILKELWKLNPEIKVAFSTTTSTGYRMALSEPREKCSVFYFPLDFPWAVKRTFSFLNPKLVVLIETEIWPNFIEESKKRKVPIILCNARLSERTEKWYTFFSWFMKPFLNELSLILVTHELEIERFVKVGFPPERIFCLGSMKFDVANYRSGQEKTLEWWQKMGWDQSHLIILGGSTHRGEEEILLKEFIRLKQHWPNLRLILAPRHAERAKEIKNLCQKYGFMPVMRSDLDRINSLQQSSEILIINTTGELRALYEKADLVFVGKSLTAKGGQNFIEAAKAGKAIIVGPNMQNFKLLFKLFVDCEALTVVKDEADLSSKIEVLLKDEKLRKMMGEKARSVFIKNVGVGRKTAEILYNYLEYQKKGSLKSLLQNGLQETAKETKYN; this is encoded by the coding sequence ATGCGTTCTTTTTTTATCCGACTCCTCTATTCTTTGCTTTTCTGCCTTTTTACCTTGTTCTGTTTACCTTATTATTACCTCAAATTACGAAGGAGAGGTAATCCTTTTGAAGGGATTGGTCAGCGCTTTGGTTTATATCCAAAGCATAAAATCCATGACAGTGTCGGAGTGGATATATGGATACATGGGGTGAGTGTTGGAGAAGTGATGATTGGCAAAGTGATTTTAAAAGAACTTTGGAAGCTTAATCCGGAAATTAAAGTGGCTTTTAGCACAACTACCTCAACAGGTTATAGAATGGCTTTATCTGAACCAAGAGAGAAATGTTCGGTATTCTATTTTCCGCTCGATTTCCCATGGGCAGTAAAAAGGACATTTTCTTTTTTGAATCCTAAGTTAGTTGTGCTGATCGAAACTGAAATTTGGCCAAATTTTATCGAAGAATCGAAGAAAAGAAAGGTTCCCATAATCCTTTGTAATGCGAGACTTTCGGAAAGGACTGAAAAATGGTATACATTTTTTTCTTGGTTCATGAAACCTTTTCTTAACGAGTTGAGCTTGATTCTGGTTACTCATGAGCTAGAAATTGAGAGATTTGTCAAAGTAGGATTTCCTCCTGAAAGGATATTTTGCTTGGGAAGCATGAAATTTGATGTGGCTAACTATAGAAGTGGTCAGGAAAAAACTTTGGAGTGGTGGCAAAAAATGGGTTGGGATCAAAGCCATTTAATTATTCTTGGGGGCAGTACGCATCGTGGAGAGGAAGAAATCCTGCTGAAAGAGTTTATCAGGCTTAAACAGCATTGGCCTAATCTGCGCTTAATCCTGGCTCCTCGCCACGCAGAAAGAGCCAAAGAAATTAAAAATCTTTGCCAGAAATATGGTTTTATGCCTGTGATGCGGTCTGATCTTGACAGAATAAACTCCCTCCAGCAATCGTCTGAAATTTTAATCATTAATACAACTGGGGAATTAAGGGCCCTCTATGAAAAGGCGGATCTTGTTTTCGTAGGCAAGAGTTTAACAGCCAAAGGTGGGCAAAATTTTATAGAAGCTGCTAAAGCGGGGAAAGCCATTATTGTTGGTCCGAACATGCAGAATTTTAAATTATTATTTAAACTTTTTGTAGACTGCGAAGCCCTTACGGTTGTCAAGGACGAAGCGGATTTATCTTCTAAGATAGAAGTTCTTCTTAAAGATGAAAAATTGAGGAAAATGATGGGAGAAAAAGCAAGGTCAGTGTTTATAAAGAACGTGGGGGTAGGAAGAAAAACAGCAGAAATTTTGTATAATTATTTGGAATATCAAAAGAAGGGTTCATTAAAATCCCTGTTGCAAAATGGTCTTCAAGAAACAGCAAAGGAAACAAAATATAATTAA
- a CDS encoding DUF420 domain-containing protein, which translates to MSIKDFPAINASLNALTFLFLLLGYIAIKQGKKDAHKLCMITAFTLSMAFLACYLTYHYFHGATPFPRHDWSRPLYFTILTSHTILAIINLPAIFLALYFAFRNQFDRHTRITRLLWPSWAYVSITGVLVYFMLYHWFVKA; encoded by the coding sequence ATGTCTATCAAAGATTTTCCAGCGATAAACGCCTCCTTGAATGCTCTTACTTTCTTATTCCTCCTGCTAGGTTATATAGCCATTAAACAAGGAAAGAAAGATGCACATAAACTTTGTATGATTACCGCTTTTACATTATCGATGGCTTTCCTAGCCTGTTATCTGACTTATCATTACTTTCACGGAGCAACCCCCTTCCCAAGACATGATTGGTCAAGGCCTCTTTATTTCACCATTTTAACTTCGCATACTATTCTGGCTATCATTAATCTTCCCGCTATTTTTTTGGCACTCTATTTTGCTTTTAGAAACCAATTTGATCGACACACTCGTATAACTAGGCTTTTATGGCCAAGTTGGGCATATGTGTCGATTACAGGGGTGTTGGTTTATTTCATGCTTTACCATTGGTTTGTCAAAGCTTAG
- a CDS encoding ABC transporter permease gives MQQPVRRVGNNTLAIYTLWKREVVRFLRQKNRIVGALGTPLVFWLLIGSGVGRSFQSPHGQNYLIYFFPGMMLLILLFTAIFSTISIIEDRREGFLQAVLCAPISRGSIVVSKLLGGTTLGLLQSLLVYFLSLPMGIPFSFERFLGIVLSLGLLGMAMTAVGYILAWPLDSVQGYHALMNLFLMPLWLLSGALFPAEGAYGWIKTMIYLNPLYYGLEILRFWLSPYSTLEQGKLILYCFITLLFFIAVTAVSIWVTEKVKVRHP, from the coding sequence ATGCAACAGCCAGTTAGAAGAGTCGGAAACAATACATTGGCCATATATACCTTATGGAAAAGGGAGGTAGTCAGGTTTTTGCGTCAAAAAAACCGGATTGTTGGGGCCCTGGGTACTCCTCTGGTGTTCTGGCTTTTAATCGGATCAGGTGTCGGGAGGTCTTTCCAGTCACCTCACGGTCAAAACTATTTGATTTACTTTTTCCCGGGCATGATGCTCTTAATTCTTCTTTTTACCGCTATATTTTCTACCATATCTATTATCGAAGATAGAAGAGAAGGTTTTCTTCAAGCTGTTCTGTGTGCCCCCATTTCCCGTGGCTCGATCGTTGTCTCCAAGCTCCTAGGGGGAACGACGTTAGGATTGTTGCAATCGCTTTTGGTTTACTTTTTATCTTTACCTATGGGAATTCCTTTTAGTTTTGAAAGATTTTTAGGCATAGTTTTGAGCTTGGGTTTACTGGGAATGGCGATGACTGCTGTCGGTTATATCTTGGCATGGCCATTGGATTCTGTTCAAGGTTACCACGCTTTAATGAATCTTTTTCTCATGCCTTTATGGCTTTTGTCTGGGGCTTTGTTCCCTGCTGAAGGAGCCTACGGATGGATTAAAACGATGATTTATCTTAATCCTCTCTATTATGGCTTGGAGATACTGCGGTTTTGGTTGAGCCCTTATTCCACCCTTGAACAAGGAAAATTGATATTGTATTGTTTCATAACACTGCTTTTCTTTATTGCGGTAACCGCTGTAAGTATTTGGGTAACTGAAAAAGTTAAAGTTAGACATCCATGA
- a CDS encoding SCO family protein, whose amino-acid sequence MSLQHQENPKNLVKTLVVLFISLVAVSFFLNLTSSYFQVKYWKERSNMPKIRQIPPFSLVRSDGVTVTDHDLKGKVWVADLIYTHCPGPCSTESLRMSQLQSILGKIEGVRLVSISIDPEMDNGQILRKYAEGFHADPTFWYFLTGSSQNIKDFVVKGLALGMGENPQDKRQTEGKFYHSTQFVLIDQEGFIRKYYDGLSQKTPKELSIDILLLLQKDSKNNKGT is encoded by the coding sequence ATGAGTTTACAACATCAAGAAAATCCTAAAAATCTCGTCAAGACACTTGTAGTGCTTTTTATATCCTTGGTGGCTGTTTCCTTTTTTCTCAATCTGACCTCAAGCTATTTCCAGGTTAAATATTGGAAAGAAAGGTCGAACATGCCTAAAATAAGGCAAATTCCTCCCTTTTCTTTGGTCAGATCGGATGGCGTGACGGTTACCGATCATGATTTGAAAGGGAAGGTGTGGGTGGCGGACTTGATTTATACCCATTGTCCTGGTCCCTGTTCTACGGAGTCCTTAAGGATGTCGCAGCTTCAGAGTATATTAGGAAAGATAGAAGGAGTTCGGTTGGTTTCCATTTCTATTGACCCCGAAATGGACAATGGCCAGATATTGAGAAAATACGCTGAAGGGTTCCATGCTGATCCAACATTCTGGTATTTTTTGACGGGCAGCTCTCAGAATATCAAGGATTTTGTAGTTAAAGGCCTAGCCCTGGGAATGGGAGAAAATCCTCAAGATAAAAGACAAACTGAAGGGAAGTTTTACCATTCCACCCAATTTGTTTTAATTGATCAAGAAGGTTTTATCCGAAAATATTATGATGGCTTGAGTCAAAAAACACCCAAAGAGCTTTCCATAGATATTCTCCTTTTATTGCAAAAAGATTCGAAAAATAATAAAGGAACATAA
- a CDS encoding MBL fold metallo-hydrolase, which produces MSSFFRKREGIEHRPRFPKLSAGQICLTWVGHASFLLQTPKHNILIDPNWANWMLIIRRLKKAGIALDALPSIDLVLVTHAHFDHLNKKTLKMIAQKQPIIVPKGVKSLVKGLGFEKILEMNWWEKIEIEGTEITFTPAKHWGARILADFHRGYGGYCIKFDGRSVYHCGDTAYFEKFPEIGQRLNPEVILMPIGSYDPPSGRDVHINPEKAVQAFQELGGKIMIPMHFGTYRMSYEPLHEPAYRLIMAAKKKGILSSVRFLNEGIPTLF; this is translated from the coding sequence ATGTCTTCCTTTTTCCGCAAAAGAGAAGGCATTGAACATAGGCCACGGTTTCCAAAGCTCAGTGCCGGGCAGATCTGCTTAACGTGGGTAGGACACGCTTCTTTTCTTTTACAAACTCCCAAGCATAATATCTTGATCGACCCCAACTGGGCAAATTGGATGCTCATTATTAGGCGGCTAAAAAAGGCTGGAATTGCCTTGGATGCTTTGCCTTCGATTGACCTTGTGCTTGTAACCCATGCCCATTTCGATCATTTAAACAAAAAGACTCTCAAGATGATTGCTCAAAAACAACCTATTATAGTTCCCAAGGGGGTGAAAAGCCTGGTTAAAGGATTAGGTTTTGAAAAAATTTTAGAAATGAATTGGTGGGAAAAAATAGAAATAGAAGGGACAGAAATTACATTTACTCCTGCCAAACACTGGGGTGCTCGAATATTAGCTGATTTTCATCGTGGTTATGGAGGATATTGTATCAAGTTTGATGGAAGATCGGTCTATCACTGCGGAGATACCGCTTATTTCGAGAAATTCCCAGAAATCGGTCAGAGGCTAAACCCCGAAGTAATATTGATGCCTATAGGTTCCTATGACCCTCCTTCTGGACGTGATGTTCATATTAATCCCGAAAAAGCTGTTCAAGCATTTCAAGAATTAGGAGGGAAAATCATGATCCCTATGCACTTTGGCACATACCGAATGAGCTATGAACCTCTTCATGAACCTGCTTACAGACTGATCATGGCTGCGAAAAAGAAGGGGATTTTGTCTTCTGTTCGCTTTCTTAATGAAGGAATTCCTACTCTGTTCTAA
- a CDS encoding MBL fold metallo-hydrolase → MLVRWYGHAFVYLISSTGVRVAIDPYGDETVKYRFPDHLQADVVLISSEAEDRSAGEKLYGTPQIFRSITAIGPNNARGHIFKGIQTFRDKSQGSLHGKNTAFVFKLDHVTFAHLGDLAHTLNKDQLAEFGKVDVLFLPIGNEILSNDDLDKITADLGARIIIPIAFKTNLSGDMDIRPLEKYLEGKKNVRMLDGSELLIGQADLPSEPWIYVLKAP, encoded by the coding sequence GTGCTTGTCAGATGGTATGGACATGCCTTCGTCTATTTAATTTCATCCACGGGAGTCCGGGTAGCCATAGATCCTTATGGAGATGAGACAGTTAAATACCGATTCCCGGATCACCTCCAAGCAGACGTTGTTCTCATCAGTTCTGAGGCTGAGGACAGATCAGCCGGTGAAAAACTTTATGGCACCCCGCAGATTTTCCGAAGCATTACAGCTATTGGTCCAAACAATGCCCGGGGTCATATCTTCAAAGGGATTCAAACTTTCCGTGATAAATCCCAAGGTTCTTTGCATGGGAAAAACACCGCTTTTGTCTTTAAACTTGACCATGTAACTTTTGCTCACCTTGGAGACTTGGCCCATACCCTTAACAAGGATCAATTAGCCGAATTTGGGAAGGTCGATGTGTTATTTCTTCCTATTGGCAACGAAATCCTTTCCAACGATGATCTCGATAAAATCACAGCTGATCTTGGCGCTCGAATAATCATACCCATTGCTTTTAAGACCAATTTAAGCGGGGATATGGATATCCGTCCTCTAGAGAAGTATCTTGAGGGAAAGAAAAACGTAAGAATGCTTGATGGTTCTGAACTATTGATTGGTCAAGCAGATTTACCTTCAGAGCCCTGGATTTATGTTTTAAAAGCCCCGTGA
- the htpX gene encoding protease HtpX, producing the protein MFKRIFLLTLTNIAVIVLLTLVISILHLDRWLNVYGIDYQTLFLFSMVVGFTGSFISLALSKWMAKMAYNIHVIQEPSNEAERWLIETVSELAQRANIKMPEVGIYESPEVNAFATGPSRSNALVAVSTGILSQMNKKQIAGVLAHEITHINNGDMVTMSLLQGVVNTFVVFLSRIIGFFVDRLFSRNDERESIGIGFYLGMFISEIVLGLLASIIVAWYSRMREFRADAGGAHLAGKEAMISALKKLKQIMEGESAFIDERSPALNAFKINGRPGGILALLATHPPLDERIEALERIPD; encoded by the coding sequence ATGTTCAAACGCATCTTCTTGTTAACGCTTACAAACATCGCTGTAATCGTTTTGTTGACTTTGGTCATTTCCATACTGCACCTGGACCGATGGCTAAATGTATATGGAATAGATTATCAAACCCTCTTTTTATTTTCCATGGTCGTCGGTTTTACGGGTAGTTTTATCTCTCTTGCCCTATCCAAGTGGATGGCCAAAATGGCTTATAATATCCACGTTATACAAGAGCCCTCAAACGAAGCTGAAAGATGGTTGATCGAAACGGTTTCCGAGTTAGCCCAACGAGCAAATATCAAAATGCCTGAAGTAGGCATTTACGAAAGCCCCGAAGTAAACGCCTTTGCCACAGGCCCTTCCCGGTCTAACGCCCTTGTGGCGGTAAGTACAGGAATTCTGTCGCAGATGAATAAAAAACAGATTGCCGGTGTGCTTGCTCATGAAATCACCCATATAAACAACGGGGATATGGTCACAATGTCTTTGTTACAAGGTGTTGTAAATACTTTTGTGGTCTTTCTATCCCGCATTATAGGATTCTTTGTTGATCGGTTGTTTAGCCGCAATGATGAGAGAGAGTCTATAGGCATAGGCTTTTATTTAGGCATGTTTATTTCTGAAATCGTACTTGGTCTTTTAGCTTCGATCATCGTCGCTTGGTATTCTCGAATGAGAGAGTTTCGCGCGGATGCTGGAGGAGCTCATCTTGCAGGCAAAGAAGCCATGATCTCTGCTCTCAAAAAACTCAAGCAGATTATGGAAGGGGAGTCGGCTTTTATTGATGAACGTTCTCCTGCACTGAACGCTTTTAAAATCAATGGTAGACCAGGAGGTATTCTAGCCCTTCTGGCTACTCATCCACCACTCGATGAGAGAATAGAGGCTTTAGAAAGAATTCCTGATTAA